Proteins encoded in a region of the Misgurnus anguillicaudatus chromosome 9, ASM2758022v2, whole genome shotgun sequence genome:
- the cysltr2a gene encoding cysteinyl leukotriene receptor 2, with product MNYSSTNTTSCEDGTDGFKQIMYPVTYIIIFALGSAGHSLSICVFFKQWKKQRSLTPVNLLMVNLLFSDLMLVCSLPLRVAYYLQHSYWPFGDIPCRLSFYVFYLNMYSSVYFLVALNILRYIALVWPYLYMRMQTSCGVVIICASIWVLMALACSPLLFSSTDKEKVGSTRCLELSLVNVDKMLFINNISLVMGFVVPLVIIIFCSVFVVKSLLTPSPALGKTRPSRRKACALVIISLGIFLVCFLPYHVVRTVFLSAEKQLKMNGNSSCNSIWVVRKAAVITHCLCTTNSCLDPLLFFFVGENFRSFSAKFLARRRTSKMRSTLRQEELQVLKK from the coding sequence ATGAATTATTCCTCGACAAACACAACATCTTGTGAAGACGGCACTGACGGCTTCAAACAGATCATGTACCCTGTAAcgtacattattatttttgcactGGGAAGTGCTGGCCACTCGTTATCTATCTGTGTCTTCTTCAAACAGTGGAAAAAACAGAGGAGTTTAACGCCAGTCAACTTGTTAATGGTAAACCTGTTGTTTTCAGACCTGATGCTGGTCTGCTCTTTGCCCTTGAGGGTCGCCTACTACTTACAACACTCCTACTGGCCGTTTGGTGACATCCCATGTCGACTCAGCTTTTACGTGTTTTATCTCAACATGTACAGCTCGGTCTATTTTCTGGTGGCTCTTAATATCTTGCGTTACATAGCGCTGGTATGGCCGTACCTGTACATGCGCATGCAGACCAGCTGCGGTGTGGTCATCATCTGCGCCAGCATTTGGGTATTGATGGCTTTGGCCTGCAGTCCGCTGTTGTTCTCCAGCACAGATAAAGAAAAGGTGGGCAGTACTCGGTGTCTGGAGCTATCGTTGGTGAATGTGGACAAAATGCTCTTCATTAACAACATCTCACTTGTTATGGGCTTCGTGGTGCCGTTGGTGATCATCATTTTTTGCTCTGTATTTGTCGTGAAGAGTCTTCTGACTCCTAGTCCTGCGCTTGGCAAGACTAGACCTTCAAGGAGGAAGGCGTGCGCTTTGGTCATCATCAGTCTTGGGATCTTTCTTGTCTGTTTCTTGCCTTATCACGTAGTAAGGACAGTCTTCTTATCTGCTGAGAAACAGCTCAAGATGAATGGAAATTCGAGTTGTAACTCCATTTGGGTTGTGCGCAAGGCCGCCGTCATAACACATTGCTTGTGTACTACCAACAGCTGTCTGGATCCCTTGCTTTTCTTTTTTGTCGGGGAAAATTTCAGATCGTTCTCTGCAAAGTTTCTGGCAAGAAGAAGAACGAGCAAAATGAGAAGCACTTTGCGACAGGAAGAGCTGCAGGTTTTAAAGAAGTAA
- the LOC129423490 gene encoding lysophosphatidic acid receptor 6 produces the protein MNNSQRNCTKDEFKYMLYSTVFSIVFILGLIFNVVAMYIFVCRLKVRNETTTYMLNLVVSDTLFVLSLPFRMFYFINRQWPFGNALCKISVALFYTNMYGSILFLTCISVDRFLAIVYPFASRTLRTKRNARIACCAVWVLLLSGALPAGFLMDTTSSNGTLYCFEKFSNSQWASKVSRVVVLMETVGFLIPLMINFICSMKVLRTLRHPETISRGGQLNKTKILRMIVVHLLIFCFCFIPYNVNLVFYTLVRSQVITNCSVEMVVRTIYPVAFCIAVTNCCFDPVIYYFTSETIQNSIKRKSCASPNTLNNTIDNNDSSRINSLNKNSTLQVKFINDETSV, from the coding sequence ATGAACAATTCACAAAGAAACTGCACGAAGGATGAATTCAAATACATGTTGTATAGCACTGTTTTcagtattgttttcattttggggCTCATCTTTAATGTGGTGGCCATGTACATTTTCGTATGCAGACTAAAAGTCCGTAACGAGACCACGACCTACATGCTGAACCTTGTTGTGTCGGATACGCTATTCGTCCTTAGTCTACCTTTCAGGATGTTCTACTTCATCAATCGACAGTGGCCTTTTGGCAACGCCCTCTGCAAGATCTCAGTGGCCCTGTTTTACACCAATATGTACGGTAGCATCCTTTTCCTCACGTGCATCAGCGTGGATCGATTTCTGGCTATCGTTTACCCCTTCGCATCCCGGACCTTGAGGACCAAGCGCAATGCGAGAATAGCCTGTTGTGCGGTCTGGGTTCTTCTGCTCTCTGGTGCCTTACCAGCAGGTTTTCTGATGGACACGACATCTAGCAACGGTACGCTGTACTGTTTCGAGAAGTTCTCGAACTCGCAATGGGCATCTAAGGTATCTAGAGTGGTGGTCCTTATGGAGACGGTGGGCTTTTTGATTCCACTTATGATAAACTTCATCTGCTCCATGAAGGTCCTTCGGACCCTAAGACACCCGGAGACCATCAGCCGGGGAGGTCAACTCAACAAAACTAAGATCTTGCGCATGATCGTGGTGCACTTGCTgattttctgtttttgcttcaTCCCATACAATGTAAACCTGGTGTTTTACACCCTGGTCCGGAGTCAGGTTATCACAAACTGCAGTGTGGAGATGGTGGTCCGGACTATTTATCCAGTTGCATTCTGCATTGCGGTGACCAATTGCTGCTTCGACCCCGTGATCTATTACTTCACCTCAGAGACGATTCAAAACTCTATTAAAAGGAAATCATGTGCATCCCCAAacactttaaacaatacaattgATAACAACGATAGCTCCAGAATTAATTCTCTGAATAAAAACTCAACTTTACAAGTTAAATTTATCAACGATGAGACATCAGTGTGA
- the LOC129423491 gene encoding lysophosphatidic acid receptor 6, with product MELGNCTVDNSYRFTYFKISYSVIFTFGVVSNGMALRQICRMHRTFTSTAVYMANLAAADIFFVVSLPLRIYYHHNKAATLNHTSDWSPGGAFCQVTFTLKYISLYGGIFFLVCIGVDRYFAVVHPLLQHLRRVRTACMLSACIWCLVLALSVSLPFLRSAASGQKKPCLLDPSSKQNRMIILSALGLVQIAYMLPALLLLFSYCSILRRLPRRRKICHRRTLTIIYWVLGVFFLCFTPYHLNLLGYTLTQVGLVHSCILLRITRTLHPVVLSLASTNCCFNPLIYYFSSSLVHREGIGSRVNGSL from the coding sequence ATGGAGCTTGGGAACTGCACGGTAGACAACAGCTATCGCTTCACCTACTTTAAGATCTCCTACAGTGTGATCTTCACATTTGGAGTAGTCAGCAACGGCATGGCGCTTCGGCAGATTTGCCGCATGCATCGGACCTTCACCAGCACTGCTGTCTATATGGCCAACCTTGCCGCTGCAGATATCTTCTTTGTGGTCTCCCTCCCTTTGCGCATATATTATCACCATAACAAAGCGGCCACTTTAAACCACACCAGTGACTGGTCTCCAGGAGGTGCTTTCTGTCAAGTAACCTTCACTTTAAAGTACATAAGCCTTTATGGAGGAATTTTTTTCCTTGTGTGCATTGGGGTGGACCGCTACTTTGCCGTCGTGCACCCTCTGCTGCAACACCTGAGGAGGGTTCGAACCGCCTGCATGCTCAGTGCCTGCATCTGGTGCCTGGTCCTAGCCCTTAGCGTATCTCTGCCGTTCTTGAGATCGGCCGCATCTGGACAAAAAAAGCCCTGCCTCTTGGATCCTTCTTCCAAACAAAACCGTATGATTATTTTATCTGCTCTCGGCCTGGTTCAAATCGCCTACATGCTGCCTGCACTCCTGCTACTGTTCAGCTACTGCAGCATACTACGCAGGTTGCCACGACGACGGAAGATCTGCCATCGCCGCACCCTTACCATCATCTACTGGGTACTAGGGGTCTTCTTTCTTTGCTTTACCCCTTACCATCTTAACCTGCTGGGTTACACTCTCACACAGGTTGGCCTTGTGCACAGCTGCATCCTGTTACGCATTACTAGAACTCTGCATCCTGTTGTGCTCTCCCTGGCCAGCACCAACTGCTGCTTTAACCCCTTAATCTACTACTTTTCGAGCAGCCTGGTGCACAGAGAGGGAATCGGCAGTAGAGTAAATGGCAGTCTTTGA
- the dlat gene encoding dihydrolipoyllysine-residue acetyltransferase component of pyruvate dehydrogenase complex, mitochondrial: MLRLALRVRPSVRLTRPSVLSGPAASPRSGPVSCHHLKRYHSNGPARIRSLCHGRRVYNSILSNTSWVLHRQTAGFSQSMRVYSLPPHQKVELPALSPTMQLGTIARWEKKEGDKINEGDLIAEVETDKATVGFEIQDECYLAKILVPEGTRDIPIGSIICITVDTPDLVAAFKDLTLDKLAGSASAAAAAPPPPAAPAASPAPSQVPGSSYPAHMKVLLPALSPTMTMGTVQRWEKKVGEKLSEGDLLAEIETDKATIGFEVQEEGYLAKIMISEGTRDVPLGTPLCIIVEKESDIGAFADYVETGVATSPPPAPTPYVCVIYRNSDILLRWPSPTAAPAAPTPAPTAAPAAPRKGRVFASPIAKKLAAEKGIDLAQVTGSGPDGRVTRKDIDSFVPSKPSPAPAAAPSPAPPTFTPAAAPAVAAVPTGTFTDIPITNIRKVIAQRLMQSKQTIPHYYLSVDVNMDQVLELRKELNVEVKADNIKLSVNDFIIKASALACLKVPEANSSWMDTVIRQNHVVDVSVAVSTPMGLITPIVFNAHIKGLVSISKDVALLASKAREGKLLPHEFQGGTFTISNLGMYGIKNFSAIINPPQACILAVGGSEKRLLPADNDKGFDVANMMSVTLSCDHRVVDGAVGAQWLAEFRKFLEKPVTMLL; the protein is encoded by the exons ATGCTACGTTTAGCGTTGCGAGTGAGGCCGTCTGTCAGGCTAACCCGGCCCAGTGTCCTCTCGGGCCCCGCTGCTAGTCCTCGATCCGGACCGGTATCCTGCCACCATCTCAAACGATACCACTCCAACGGCCCTGCTCGGATCCGGAGCCTGTGTCACGGTCGACGTGTGTACAACAGCATCCTTAGTAACACATCATGGGTGTTGCACAGGCAAACGGCCGGGTTCAGTCAAAGCATGCGAGTGTACAGCCTACCGCCTCATCAGAAG GTGGAGCTACCTGCTTTGTCCCCCACAATGCAGCTGGGCACCATAGCACGATGGGAGAAGAAGGAAGGTGATAAAATCAATGAGGGAGATCTGATCGCTGAG GTTGAAACGGACAAGGCTACAGTTGGATTTGAAATACAGGATGAGTGCTACCTCGCCAAAATCTTGGTTCCTGAGGGTACAAGAGATATACCCATTGGATCAATCATCTGTATTACCGTGGACAC GCCTGACCTCGTCGCTGCCTTTAAGGACCTAACATTGGATAAACTCGCTGGCTCCGCCTCTGCAGCAGCAGCTGCGCCGCCCCCTCCAGCAGCACCTGCTGCTTCTCCAGCACCTTCACAAGTTCCTGGCAGCTCTTACCCAGCCCACATGAAG GTACTTCTCCCAGCTCTTTCCCCTACAATGACAATGGGCACAGTGCAGCGCTGGGAAAAAAAAGTGGGTGAGAAGCTGAGTGAGGGAGACCTGCTAGCCGAAATTGAGACCGATAAGGCAACAATTG GTTTTGAGGTACAGGAAGAGGGATACCTGGCTAAGATCATGATTTCAGAGGGCACTAGAGATGTTCCTCTCGGCACTCCTCTCTGCATCATTGTGGAAAAGGAATCCGATATTGGCGCCTTTGCCGACTACGTGGAAACAGGTGTGGCTACAAGTCCACCTCCTGCCCCCACACCG TATGTGTGTGTCATATATAGGAATTCTGATATTCTCCTTAGGTGGCCATCACCAACAGCAGCCCCTGCAGCTCCAACCCCAGCACCTACCGCTGCACCTGCCGCTCCTAGGAAAGGCCGAGTGTTTGCCAGCCCTATAGCTAAGAAACTTGCTGCTGAGAAGGGCATTGACCTTGCCCAAGTCACAG GAAGTGGACCAGATGGAAGAGTTACCAGAAAAGATATTGATAGTTTCGTTCCATCTAAACCCAGTCCT GCACCAGCTGCTGCCCCCAGCCCAGCTCCACCCACCTTCACCCCTGCAGCCGCCCCAGCTGTTGCTGCCGTACCAACAGGAACATTCACCGACATCCCTATCACCAACATTCGCAAG GTGATCGCCCAAAGGCTGATGCAGTCTAAACAGACTATTCCCCATTATTACTTGTCTGTGGATGTCAACATGGACCAAGTGCTTGAACTCAGAAAAGAACTCAATGTT GAGGTTAAAGCAGACAACATCAAACTCTCGGTCAATGACTTCATTATCAAAGCCTCGGCTCTAGCCTGTTTAAAGGTACCAGAGGCTAACTCCTCTTGGATGGATACAGTCA TTAGACAAAATCACGTTGTGGATGTTAGTGTTGCAGTCAGTACGCCTATGGGTCTGATCACTCCTATTGTATTTAATGCTCATATTAAGGGCCTAGTATCTATAAGTAAAGACGTGGCCTTGTTAGCATCTAAAGCACGAGAGGGCAAACTGCTACCACACGAATTCCAG GGTGGCACTTTCACTATTTCTAATCTGGGAATGTATGGAATCAAGAATTTCTCTGCTATTATTAACCCACCTCAAGCCTGCATTCTAGCTGTTGGTGGCTCAGAAAAGAGACTGCTTCCTGCGGACAACGATAAAGG GTTTGACGTTGCTAACATGATGTCTGTGACTCTGAGCTGTGATCACCGGGTGGTAGATGGTGCTGTTGGTGCACAATGGCTCGCTGAGTTCCGCAAGTTCCTCGAGAAACCCGTCaccatgctcctgtga
- the rb1 gene encoding retinoblastoma-associated protein, with product MPPKKRSSGSAQKKELKASQDSNDNTALSPKSHEDKESEFVSLCEELQVTNPICDHAWRIWETEIRSLDRAHMPYSNRQLWGACLFIAGIELESTKLTFTEFQKVVGLSVKQFISLVKNMDVNVDTISPKVNTAVTRLENKYDVTLALYQRFVKTCEKIFAEPDKVKRNQLLENSWTMFLLAKGTSLQMEDDLVIAFQLLLCVLEYFSKRCSPSLLQSPYKSAVTSATLSPPTRTSRRNQGKAKPRPPEMDMQLLETLCKEGDCNVDEVKNVYQTTFCAFLDSAGLSGLQALPPIETLSKQYEELYQKNKDFDARLFLVDDETLSPNKTEKTKVEMTPRKNHCGEDITLPVPQTPIRAAMNSIQQLRVELTSASDQPSSNLQVYFKNCTVDPSEEITNRVEELGQVFSQKFAQAVGQRCEGLGRKRFNLGAQLYYKVMESMLKSEEKRLSVQNFSKLLNNATFHTSLLACALEVVLATYVGNSLKNGGFGRGSGSSDSTETDLCFPWILSVFQLHAFDFYKVIESFIKAEPTLKHDMMKHLEHCEHVIMENLAWRADSPLFDLLKQSREEGPGEQAEPPATLNQPLHHNHTAADLYLSPVRPSRQPPATEAEPLTPGTKPPRSNSLSLFYTKLYRMAYLRLKMLFSQLLTSHPELEPIIWTLLQHTLQNEHELMRDRHLDQLIMSAMYAICKVKNVDLRFKTIVTAYKELPNANQETFKRVLIREGQYDSIIVFYNLVFMQKLKTNILQYSSPRPPPLSPIPHIPCSPYKNSPLRVPGSNNVYVSPLKSSRMSPVVMTPRSRILISIGESFGSADKFQKINQMVSSTDWSLKRRLDGCSAPKPLKRLRFDMDGQDEADGSKSSGESALIQKLAEMSSTRTRIQEQKLKEESVKEHPEP from the exons ATGCCGCCGAAAAAGCGCAGTAGCGGGAGCGCGCAGAAGAAAGAACTGAAGGCATCGCAGGATAGCAACGACAACACAGCGTTGAGCCCTAAAAG tcATGAGGACAAGGAGTCTGAATTTGTGTCTCTCTGCGAGGAGCTCCAGGTCACCAATCCTATCTGTGATCATGCATGGAGAATTTGGGAGACGGAGATTAGGTCCCTGGACAGGGCACAT ATGCCATATTCAAACAGACAGCTGTGGGGAGCATGTTTGTTCATCGCAGGCATTGAGCTGGAGAGCACCAAACTCACCTTCACTGAATTCCAGAAGGTTGTTGGTTTGAG TGTCAAGCAGTTTATCAGCCTTGTGAAGAACATGGATGTGAATGTGGACACTATAAGCCCTAAAGTGAACACTGCTGTGACACGTTTGGAGAACAAGTATGATGTCACCTTAGCCCTCTATCAAAGATTTGTCAA GACTTGTGAAAAAATCTTTGCAGAGCCAGACAAAGTTAA GAGAAACCAGCTTTTGGAAAACAGCTGGACCATGTTTCTCTTGGCCAAAG GAACGTCTCTACAGATGGAGGATGACCTTGTCATAGCCTTCCAGTTACTGCTTTGTGTTTTGGAGTACTTCAGCAAGCGTTGCTCCCCGTCTCTCCTTCAGTCACCTTACA AGTCAGCGGTTACTTCAGCAACCCTAAGTCCTCCAACCAGAACATCCAGACGTAATCAGGGAAAAGCCAAACCTCGTCCTCCTGAGATGGACATGCAGTTACTGGAGACCCTTTGCAAGGAGGGCGACTGCAATGTGGATGAG GTCAAAAATGTGTACCAGACCACTTTCTGTGCCTTCCTGGACTCTGCGGGTTTGTCAGGACTCCAAGCACTTCCTCCG ATTGAGACACTTTCCAAGCAATATGAAGAATTGTACcagaaaaataaagactttgatGCCAGGTTGTTTTTGGTTGATGATGAGACGCTTTCCCCTAACAAAACAGAAAA GACAAAGGTGGAAATGACTCCACGAAAGAATCACTGTGGAGAGGACATCACACTTCCTGTGCCACAGACACCCATCAG AGCTGCCATGAATTCCATACAGCAACTCAGGGTTGAACTTACCTCAGCTAGTGACCAACCCTCCAGCAATCTCCAAGTTTATTTCAAG AATTGCACTGTTGACCCTTCAGAAGAAATCACTAACAGGGTTGAGGAGCTGGGTCAGGTTTTCAGCCAGAAGTTTGCTCAGGCTGTGGGTCAGCGCTGTGAGGGGCTGGGCAGAAAG CGGTTTAATCTTGGTGCTCAGCTCTATTACAAAGTAATGGAGTCCATGCTCAAATCG GAGGAGAAAAGATTATCTGTGCAAAACTTCAG TAAGCTTCTCAACAATGCAACGTTTCATACCTCACTGCTTGCATGCGCCCTGGAAGTTGTTTTGGCGACCTATGTCG GGAACTCCCTAAAGAATGGAGGTTTTGGTCGGGGCTCAGGGAGCAGCGATTCTACAGAAACCGATCTGTGCTTCCCCTGGATCTTGAGTGTCTTCCAGCTACATGCTTTTGATTTCTACAAGGTGATCGAGAGCTTCATTAAAGCCGAGCCCACTCTTAAACATGACATGATGAAGCACCTGGAGCACTGCGAACATGTTATCATGGAGAATCTTGCATGGAGAGCG GACTCTCCACTCTTTGACCTTCTTAAACAATCTCGTGAGGAAGGTCCCGGTGAACAAGCAGAGCCCCCCGCAACACTAAACCAGCCCCTACACCACAACCACACGGCAGCTGACCT GTATCTCTCGCCCGTGCGGCCGAGTCGGCAACCCCCAGCAACAGAGGCTGAGCCTCTCACGCCAGGCACAAAACCACCCCGTTCAAACTCTCTGAGTCTTTTCTACACAAAAT TGTACAGGATGGCCTACCTGCGACTCAAAATGTTGTTCTCACAGCTGCTGACATCACATCCTGAACTGGAGCCCATAATATGGACGTTGCTTCAGCACACCCTCCAAAACGAGCATGAATTAATGCGAGACAGACACTTAGACCAG TTGATTATGTCGGCAATGTATGCCATATGCAAAGTGAAAAATGTGGATTTGCGCTTCAAAACTATTGTGACCGCTTACAAAGAGCTGCCCAATGCTAATCAGGAG ACATTTAAGCGCGTGTTGATCAGAGAAGGTCAGTACGACTCCATCATTGTCTTCTACAACCTGGTCTTCATGCAGAAACTCAAGACCAACATTCTTCAGTATTCATCTCCTCGG CCACCTCCTCTGTCTCCCATTCCCCACATTCCCTGCAGTCCCTACAAAAACTCTCCTCTGCGGGTGCCAGGGAGCAATAACGTCTATGTGTCCCCCTTGAAAAGCAGCCGTATGTCCCCTGTGGTAATGACCCCACGGAGCAG AATTCTCATCTCAATTGGCGAATCCTTTGGG TCTGCTGACAAatttcaaaagattaatcagATGGTGAGCAGCACCGATTGGTCTCTCAAGAGGAGACTGGATGGATGCTCCGCCCCCAAGCCCCTGAAGAGATTACGCTTCGACATGGATGGGCAAGATGAAGCTGACGGAAG cAAATCAAGCGGCGAGTCAGCGCTTATTCAGAAGCTGGCTGAGATGA GCTCCACTCGGACACGCATTCAGGAGCAGAAATTAAAAGAGGAGTCTGTGAAAGAGCATCCGGAGCCCTGA